A stretch of Perognathus longimembris pacificus isolate PPM17 chromosome 1, ASM2315922v1, whole genome shotgun sequence DNA encodes these proteins:
- the LOC125349388 gene encoding LOW QUALITY PROTEIN: uncharacterized protein LOC125349388 (The sequence of the model RefSeq protein was modified relative to this genomic sequence to represent the inferred CDS: substituted 2 bases at 2 genomic stop codons), with product MDESPAAYLERLLDAYHTYTPIDPEAQENKKAINVAFVGQAPPDIRRKIQKIEGFEGKNLSELVEIATRVFDNRDSAEERQSLLKVEGKPVRFLVDTGADMLVLKQALGPMTNQKTKVRGGGGTGSKSYQWTTSRKVDLGKGTVTHSFLVMPECSYPLLGRDLLHKLGAQIKFEATQIKVDLKPPQENQILELSLPIAQEYVLHQANENSCPLKLLKELQESFPQVWAETNPPGLAVHQSPVLVQLRASAEPVRVRQYSMAPEAREGIRVHINHLLQMGILVPCQSPWNTSLLPVKKAETGDYRPVQDLREVNKRFEDIHPTVPNPYTLLSMLDPKKQVYTVLDLKDSFFSIPLGKASQPLFAFKWADPENGYQGQLTWTRLPQGFKNSPTIFDEALHTDLCEYXLSFPXVSLLQYVDDLLIAAETEEICLQATEGLLKALQELGYRVSAKEAQLCTKKATYLGYGLEGGLRTLLSSRKQAIMQIPTPKTKRQTVLHDCAEVVAHVHSIRPDLTYNPLPDVKKTMFTDGSSYVMDGVRLAGAVVVEGDQVIWAEPLPVSTSAQKAELIALTQALMLGKDKKVNIYMDSR from the exons ATGGATGAGTCTCCAGCAGCCTATTTAGAAAGGCTTCTTGATGCTTACCATACTTATACTCCTATAGATCCAGAggctcaggaaaataaaaaggcaattaatgtagcatttgtgggacaGGCACCTCCAGACATTAGAAGAAAGATTCAGAAAATTGAAGGGTTTGAAGGAAAAAATTTGTCAGAGTTAGTGGAGATTGCCACCAGAGTTTTTGACAACAGGGATTCTGCAGAAGAGAGACAG AGCCTCCTAAAAGTGGAGGGAAAACCAGTCAGATTCTTAGTGGACACTGGAGCAGACATGTTAGTTTTAAAGCAGGCCTTAGGGCCGATGACCAACCAAAAGACAaaagtacgggggggggggggcacgggatCTAAAAGTTATCAATGGACTACAAGTCGAAAAGTGGACTTGGGCAAAGGAACTGTGACCCATTCCTTTTTAGTAATGCCTGAGTGTTCATACCCCTTGTTGGGGAGAGACCTATTACACAAATTGGGAGCACAAATCAAGTTTGAGGCGACGCAGATTAAAGTTGACTTGAAACCCCCACAAGAGAATCAGATCCTAGAGCTATCACTGCCAATAGCCCAAGAATATGTTCTGCACCAGGCCAATGAAAACAGTTGCCCTCTCAAACTCCTCAAGGAGCTCCAAGAGAGCTTTCCCCAAGTGTGGGCAGAAACCAACCCACCAGGCCTGGCTGTCCATCAGAGCCCAGTTCTGGTCCAGCTGAGGGCTTCTGCTGAACCTGTGAGAGTGAGACAGTACTCCATGGCCCCAGAAGCAAGAGAGGGGATCAGGGTCCATATCAACCACCTCCTACAAATGGGGATACTGGTCCCGTGCCAGTCGCCTTGGAATACATCACTTCTTCCTgtaaagaaggcagagacaggcgACTATAggccagtgcaagacttgagagaagtaaaCAAGAGGTTTGAAGACATTCACCCAACTGTACCTAACCCATATACTCTGCTCAGCATGCTTGACCCCAAGAAACAGGTTTATACAGTCCTAGACCTGAAGGACTCCTTCTTCAGCATCCCGCTGGGGAAGGCCAGTCAGCCCCTATTTGCCTTCAAGTGGGCAGATCCGGAGAATGGATATCAAGGACaactgacctggaccaggctgcctcaagggttCAAGAACTCCCCCACCATTTTTGATGAGGCACTGCACACAGACCTCTGTGAGTACTGACTGTCTTTCCCCTAGGTTTCCTTGCTACAATATGTGGATGATTTGTTGATAGCTGCAGAAACAGAGGAGATCTGCTTACAAGCGACTGAAGGGCTCCTAAAGGCACTACAGGAACTTGGCTACCGGGTCTCAGCAAAGGAGGCCCAGCTGTGCACCAAGAAAGCCACATATCTCGGGTATGGTCTTGAAGGGGGACTCAGGACCTTGTTGAGCTCCAGGAAACAAGCAATCATGCAGATCCCCACTCCCAAGACTAAGAGGCAA ACAGTGCTGCATGACTGTGCAGAGGTTGTGGCCCATGTCCACAGCATTCGACCAGACCTCACATACAACCCACTACCAGACGTGAAAAAGACCATGTTCACTGATGGGAGCAGCTACGTGATGGACGGAGTGAGGCTAGCGGGAGCAGTGGTCGTGGAAGGGGACCAGGTCATCTGGGCTGAGCCGTTACCAGTGAGCACCTCAGCACAAAAAGCTGAGCTCATTGCCCTAACCCAAGCTCTGATgctgggaaaggacaagaaggtcaACATCTATATGGACAGCAG GTAA